One genomic segment of Vibrio sp. SCSIO 43136 includes these proteins:
- a CDS encoding TrkH family potassium uptake protein, which produces MVNFRPILFVIGLVLSKLALFMYVPTAVAFFTGTGGFIEFGQSVIILHSVAFVCLTIGRTAKFRLGVRDMFLITSLVWTIASAFAALPFVFINHISFTDAYFETMSGITTTGSTVLSGLDTMAPSILLWRSILQWLGGIGFIVMGVAILPMLNVGGMRLFQTESSDWSEKSSPRMKNVAINIVNVYLCLTLLCILGYLLTGMNLFDAINHAFTTLSTGGYSTSDGSMNHFSNGAHWVGTLFMYLGGLPFLLFVVALKKRQASSLINDAQVRGFTYLVLGCALVVATWLWLHNGYTILDALRVSLFNIISVVTTTGFGLEDFGAWGALPTVLFAFLLMAGGCSGSTAGGIKVFRFQIAITLLNKQMLRLVHPSGVFVQKYNQRPVNDDIVRSVVAFALTFFITIITIAAILSTLGLDPVTSISGAVTAVANVGPGMGSVIGPTGNFAPLPDAAKWVLSIGMLMGRLEILTLLVLFFPAFWRR; this is translated from the coding sequence ATGGTGAATTTTCGTCCGATACTGTTTGTCATTGGTTTGGTGTTGTCTAAGCTGGCGCTGTTTATGTATGTGCCAACCGCCGTCGCCTTTTTTACCGGCACTGGCGGCTTCATCGAATTTGGCCAATCGGTCATCATCTTGCACAGCGTCGCCTTTGTTTGCTTAACTATTGGTCGAACCGCCAAGTTTCGACTTGGGGTACGCGATATGTTTTTGATCACCTCTTTGGTGTGGACTATCGCCAGCGCCTTCGCAGCTTTGCCGTTTGTATTTATCAATCACATCAGCTTTACCGATGCCTACTTTGAAACCATGTCCGGCATCACCACAACCGGTTCAACCGTATTAAGCGGTCTCGATACCATGGCACCGAGCATCTTATTGTGGCGCTCGATTTTGCAGTGGTTAGGTGGCATCGGTTTTATCGTTATGGGCGTGGCTATTTTGCCAATGCTCAATGTTGGCGGGATGCGACTGTTTCAAACCGAATCTTCTGATTGGTCAGAGAAGAGTTCGCCACGTATGAAGAACGTAGCGATCAACATTGTTAACGTCTACCTCTGTTTGACCTTGCTATGTATTCTTGGCTATCTGCTAACTGGCATGAACCTGTTTGATGCCATCAATCACGCTTTTACCACCCTATCCACGGGTGGCTACTCCACCTCCGATGGTTCTATGAATCATTTCAGCAATGGTGCTCACTGGGTTGGTACTCTGTTTATGTATCTGGGGGGACTGCCGTTCTTGCTGTTTGTCGTGGCACTCAAAAAACGCCAAGCCAGCAGTTTAATTAATGATGCCCAGGTCAGAGGCTTTACTTACCTAGTATTAGGATGTGCATTGGTGGTGGCGACTTGGCTATGGTTGCACAACGGCTATACCATCCTTGATGCACTACGGGTCTCTTTATTCAATATCATTTCCGTGGTGACGACCACTGGGTTTGGCTTAGAAGATTTCGGAGCTTGGGGCGCACTGCCTACGGTACTGTTCGCCTTTTTATTGATGGCGGGTGGGTGCTCTGGTTCAACGGCTGGCGGCATCAAGGTATTTCGTTTTCAAATCGCTATCACTTTGCTGAACAAGCAGATGCTGCGTTTGGTGCATCCGTCTGGGGTATTTGTGCAAAAATACAATCAACGCCCAGTGAATGACGATATCGTGCGCTCGGTGGTGGCTTTTGCCCTGACGTTTTTTATTACCATCATCACCATTGCCGCCATCTTGAGTACGCTAGGACTTGATCCTGTCACCAGTATCTCCGGCGCGGTAACAGCGGTCGCCAATGTAGGGCCGGGAATGGGCTCAGTGATTGGCCCAACGGGGAACTTTGCCCCATTACCAGATGCAGCCAAATGGGTATTAAGTATTGGTATGCTGATGGGGAGGCTTGAGATCCTTACCCTTTTAGTGCTGTTTTTCCCTGCGTTTTGGCGTCGCTAG